A single window of Drosophila suzukii chromosome 3, CBGP_Dsuzu_IsoJpt1.0, whole genome shotgun sequence DNA harbors:
- the Pos gene encoding CCR4-NOT transcription complex subunit 9 isoform X1 — protein MSGSNSGCEQRSETEHVYGWITDLCNKETRFLAMLELFERRSNIDNMGPLLWHSFGAVSGLLQEIVSIYPAISRYNELNGQQSHRICAAIGLFQTMASHPFVGIELTRCQFMCYLMPLLKMTSQTRAVEHVRLSVLGVICGLLKSDHPEIVGYFLGTELIPLLLRQLELGSSMSKVLCAFVLCRILEHEVGLKFASRRLARRLHLIHTLARVVHQLTLEPEPRVLKHVVRLYSRLADYPQNLELILKLLPAQIRNGYFCQEALPGYESASQELTDLNYKLTVKKDQGDIKQCQDPIILKFTRRLF, from the exons ATGAGTGGCTCAAACTCGGGATGCGAGCAACGCAGCGAAACAGAGCATGTCTACGGCTGGATCACCGATCTTTGCAACAAGGAAACGCGCTTTTTGGCCATGTTGGAGCTATTCGAAAGGCGTAGCAACATTGACAACATGGGTCCCTTGCTATGGCATTCCTTTGGAGCCGTGAGTGGTTTGCTACAAGAGATTGTTTCCATCTATCCGGCAATCTCTCGGTACAACGAACTGAACGGCCAGCAGTCGCACCGGATCTGCGCTGCCATCGGACTTTTTCAGACCATGGCCTCACATCCCTTTGTTGGCATTGAGCTGACGCGTTGCCAATTCATGTGCTACTTGATGCCGTTGCTTAAAATGACCTCACAAACTCGCGCCGTGGAGCATGTTCGCCTCTCCGTCCTTGGAGTCATCTGCGGTCTCCTGAAATCGGATCATCCAGAGATCGTTGGCTACTTCCTGGGCACCGAGTTGATTCCACTTCTTTTGCGTCAGCTGGAGCTGGGTAGCAGTATGAGTAAAGTTCTCTGCGCATTTGTCTTATGCCGCATTTTGGAACACGAAGTTGGCTTGAAGTTTGCCAGTCGAAGGTTGGCTCGTAGACTTCATTTGATCCACACCCTTGCCAGAGTGGTTCACCAACTGACTCTGGAACCGGAGCCTAGGGTTCTCAAACACGTCGTGAGGTTATATTCCCGTCTGGCTGATTACCCTCAAAATTTGGAGCTGATCCTTAAGCTCCTGCCAGCGCAGATTCGAAACGGCTATTTCTGTCAGGAGGCTCTTCCGGGCTATGAAAGCGCTTCACAGGAGCTGACAGATCTCAACTATAAACTGACCGTGAAAAAGGACCAAG GAGACATAAAGCAATGCCAGGACCCTATTATTCTGAAATTTACACGTCGACTATTTTAG
- the Pos gene encoding CCR4-NOT transcription complex subunit 9 isoform X2 has product MSGSNSGCEQRSETEHVYGWITDLCNKETRFLAMLELFERRSNIDNMGPLLWHSFGAVSGLLQEIVSIYPAISRYNELNGQQSHRICAAIGLFQTMASHPFVGIELTRCQFMCYLMPLLKMTSQTRAVEHVRLSVLGVICGLLKSDHPEIVGYFLGTELIPLLLRQLELGSSMSKVLCAFVLCRILEHEVGLKFASRRLARRLHLIHTLARVVHQLTLEPEPRVLKHVVRLYSRLADYPQNLELILKLLPAQIRNGYFCQEALPGYESASQELTDLNYKLTVKKDQAQET; this is encoded by the exons ATGAGTGGCTCAAACTCGGGATGCGAGCAACGCAGCGAAACAGAGCATGTCTACGGCTGGATCACCGATCTTTGCAACAAGGAAACGCGCTTTTTGGCCATGTTGGAGCTATTCGAAAGGCGTAGCAACATTGACAACATGGGTCCCTTGCTATGGCATTCCTTTGGAGCCGTGAGTGGTTTGCTACAAGAGATTGTTTCCATCTATCCGGCAATCTCTCGGTACAACGAACTGAACGGCCAGCAGTCGCACCGGATCTGCGCTGCCATCGGACTTTTTCAGACCATGGCCTCACATCCCTTTGTTGGCATTGAGCTGACGCGTTGCCAATTCATGTGCTACTTGATGCCGTTGCTTAAAATGACCTCACAAACTCGCGCCGTGGAGCATGTTCGCCTCTCCGTCCTTGGAGTCATCTGCGGTCTCCTGAAATCGGATCATCCAGAGATCGTTGGCTACTTCCTGGGCACCGAGTTGATTCCACTTCTTTTGCGTCAGCTGGAGCTGGGTAGCAGTATGAGTAAAGTTCTCTGCGCATTTGTCTTATGCCGCATTTTGGAACACGAAGTTGGCTTGAAGTTTGCCAGTCGAAGGTTGGCTCGTAGACTTCATTTGATCCACACCCTTGCCAGAGTGGTTCACCAACTGACTCTGGAACCGGAGCCTAGGGTTCTCAAACACGTCGTGAGGTTATATTCCCGTCTGGCTGATTACCCTCAAAATTTGGAGCTGATCCTTAAGCTCCTGCCAGCGCAGATTCGAAACGGCTATTTCTGTCAGGAGGCTCTTCCGGGCTATGAAAGCGCTTCACAGGAGCTGACAGATCTCAACTATAAACTGACCGTGAAAAAGGACCAAG CTCAGGAGACATAA